A single region of the Actinoplanes sp. SE50/110 genome encodes:
- a CDS encoding metallophosphoesterase, protein MALLTAVTGSLLAVSDLHVSYQQNREVVERIRPGTGDDWLIVAGDVGERPADIGWALGLLRDRFARVIWAPGNHELWTHPQDPVRLRGDERYQSLVELCRDLDVVTPEDEYPMWTGAGGPVVVAPLFVLYDYSWLAPGATTREESLKLAYDAGVVCTDEMMLFPDPYPDRAAWCAARVAYTEQRLSAIDPALPTVLVSHWPLRREPTDVLWHPEFRQWCGTDRTADWHLRFRAAVAVYGHLHIPRTTRYDGVRFEEVSLGYPREWGRRGDQPQPVRRILGTP, encoded by the coding sequence ATGGCATTGTTGACCGCCGTGACGGGATCTCTCCTGGCGGTCAGCGACCTGCACGTCTCCTACCAGCAGAACCGCGAGGTCGTCGAACGGATCCGGCCCGGGACCGGGGACGACTGGCTGATCGTCGCGGGTGACGTGGGCGAGCGCCCAGCCGACATCGGCTGGGCGCTCGGCCTGCTGCGCGACCGGTTCGCCCGGGTGATCTGGGCGCCCGGCAACCACGAGCTGTGGACCCATCCCCAGGATCCGGTCCGGCTGCGCGGCGACGAGCGGTATCAGTCACTGGTCGAGCTGTGCCGCGACCTGGACGTGGTCACCCCGGAGGACGAATATCCGATGTGGACCGGCGCCGGCGGGCCGGTGGTCGTCGCCCCGCTGTTCGTGCTCTACGACTACTCGTGGCTGGCGCCGGGCGCGACCACCCGGGAGGAGTCGCTGAAGCTGGCGTACGACGCGGGTGTCGTCTGCACCGACGAGATGATGCTCTTCCCCGACCCGTACCCGGACCGGGCGGCATGGTGCGCGGCCCGGGTCGCCTACACCGAGCAGCGGCTGTCCGCGATCGACCCGGCCCTGCCGACCGTGCTGGTCAGCCACTGGCCGCTGCGGCGGGAACCGACCGACGTGCTCTGGCATCCGGAGTTCCGCCAGTGGTGCGGCACCGACCGGACCGCGGACTGGCACCTGCGGTTCCGGGCCGCCGTCGCGGTCTACGGCCACCTGCACATCCCCCGCACCACCCGGTACGACGGGGTGCGCTTCGAGGAGGTGTCGCTCGGCTACCCGCGCGAGTGGGGCCGGCGCGGCGACCAGCCCCAGCCGGTGCGGCGGATCCTCGGCACCCCTTGA
- the mftA gene encoding mycofactocin precursor MftA (Mycofactocin is a small molecule electron carrier derived from the final two amino acids, Val-Tyr, of MftA, the mycofactocin precursor. It plays a role in redox homeostasis and the metabolism of alcohols and aldehydes in Actinobacteria, including Mycobacterium tuberculosis.), which produces MVEASMAQDDSTVTEPALASGVPVPASGVPELLEELLVESVSIDGMCGVY; this is translated from the coding sequence ATGGTTGAGGCTTCAATGGCGCAGGACGACAGCACGGTGACCGAGCCGGCGCTCGCCTCCGGCGTCCCGGTGCCGGCCTCCGGCGTCCCGGAGCTCCTCGAGGAGCTGCTGGTCGAGTCCGTGTCGATCGATGGTATGTGTGGTGTCTACTGA
- a CDS encoding LacI family DNA-binding transcriptional regulator, which yields MATIYDVAQRARVSPATVSRVLNGNDSVDPGLADRVRDAVRELNYRPNMVARNLRRSRTTLWAVIISDVENPFFTALVRGVEDVAQRAGYSVVLCNSDEDPAKEARYVTAALEDRMAGVIISSAGSTANVTRLIEAGTPVVAIDRQIGGTRVDSVLVDNEHGAEAATAHLIGNGYRRIACITGPAAVSTAVQRLRGYRRALQTHKIKIDDALVRHADFREDGGYTAMASLLDAGEPPDAVFTANNLMTVGAVECLVDRGVAIPAGLGVIGFDEAPGARLLRPALSTVAQPTYELGRTAATLLAERIADPDRPPSTVTLLTELRIRESSRGQATVQAAPLRVTSTGRGSAPVDVPLKPKLSDAPGAGTPW from the coding sequence ATGGCGACCATCTATGACGTCGCGCAGCGTGCGCGGGTCTCTCCGGCCACCGTCTCCCGGGTGCTCAACGGGAACGACAGCGTCGATCCCGGGTTGGCCGACCGGGTGCGCGACGCGGTCCGCGAGCTGAACTACCGGCCCAACATGGTCGCCCGCAACCTGCGCCGCAGCCGCACCACGCTGTGGGCGGTGATCATCTCGGACGTCGAAAACCCGTTCTTCACCGCGCTCGTGCGCGGCGTCGAGGATGTCGCCCAGCGGGCCGGCTACTCGGTGGTGCTCTGCAACAGCGACGAGGACCCGGCCAAGGAGGCGCGATACGTGACCGCCGCCCTGGAGGACCGGATGGCCGGCGTGATCATCTCCAGTGCGGGCAGTACCGCGAACGTGACCCGGCTGATCGAGGCCGGCACCCCGGTGGTCGCGATCGACCGGCAGATCGGCGGCACCCGGGTGGACAGCGTGCTGGTCGACAACGAGCACGGCGCCGAGGCGGCCACCGCCCACCTGATCGGGAACGGATACCGCCGGATCGCCTGCATCACCGGGCCGGCCGCGGTCTCGACCGCCGTCCAGCGGCTGCGCGGCTACCGGCGCGCGCTGCAGACCCACAAGATCAAGATCGATGATGCGCTGGTACGCCACGCCGACTTCCGTGAGGACGGCGGCTACACCGCGATGGCCTCGCTGCTGGACGCCGGCGAACCCCCGGACGCGGTGTTCACCGCCAACAACCTGATGACCGTCGGCGCGGTCGAGTGCCTGGTCGATCGGGGCGTCGCCATCCCGGCCGGGCTCGGCGTGATCGGCTTCGACGAGGCGCCGGGCGCCCGGCTGCTGCGCCCGGCCCTGTCGACGGTCGCCCAGCCCACCTACGAGCTGGGACGCACCGCCGCCACGCTGCTCGCCGAACGGATCGCCGACCCCGACCGGCCCCCGTCCACGGTCACCCTGCTGACCGAGCTGCGGATCCGGGAGAGCAGCCGGGGTCAGGCGACCGTGCAGGCCGCCCCGTTGCGCGTGACGTCGACCGGCCGCGGATCCGCGCCGGTCGACGTGCCGTTGAAGCCGAAGCTCAGCGACGCCCCGGGGGCCGGCACGCCGTGGTGA
- a CDS encoding DUF4440 domain-containing protein, translating into MHGTDREERLMDEIPQRVVLDDPAARTTAENVAADLAAQLQRGGDTLDADVYDAWFAADILWGSPYGATLTGFEGLNAIHHRLMDRSAPVTAPPAPASRFEVVSVLAPAPGVVVAQIRRQALAAGGFSEMALYVLVERAGRWWLAAAQNTPIRPADGALSASPGN; encoded by the coding sequence ATGCATGGCACCGATCGCGAGGAACGGCTGATGGACGAAATACCGCAACGAGTGGTGCTGGACGACCCGGCGGCTCGAACGACTGCAGAGAATGTCGCCGCGGACCTGGCGGCACAGTTGCAACGAGGCGGCGACACCTTGGACGCCGACGTATACGACGCCTGGTTCGCCGCCGACATCCTGTGGGGCAGCCCGTACGGAGCGACCCTGACGGGTTTCGAGGGATTGAACGCGATTCACCACCGCTTGATGGACCGGTCGGCGCCGGTGACCGCGCCCCCGGCGCCGGCCTCGCGGTTCGAAGTCGTGTCGGTTCTGGCACCCGCGCCCGGCGTCGTCGTGGCGCAGATCCGTCGGCAGGCACTGGCCGCGGGCGGCTTCTCGGAGATGGCGCTCTACGTACTCGTGGAACGCGCGGGCCGGTGGTGGCTGGCCGCCGCGCAGAACACGCCGATCAGGCCGGCAGATGGCGCGCTGTCGGCGTCTCCCGGCAACTGA
- a CDS encoding glycoside hydrolase family 27 protein, producing MRRLLIRSAVLLLGAGLISSVAASPAQALPNNLALTPPMGWNDWNAYGCNVSEALVKQTADKIVSAGLATAGYQYVNIDDCWMQKSRDAAGNLQPDLGKFPDGIAGTAAYVHGKGLKLGIYEDAGTATCAGYPGSLGHEAQDARSFAAWGVDYLKYDNCNNSGSTTTAQYIARYSAMRDALAATGRPIVYSICEWGVNAPWTWAGDVGNLWRTTGDIQANYASMLSIFHQNVGLAAYAGPGRWNDPDMLEVGNGMTATEDRAHFSLWAEMAAPLLAGNNLVTASATTLSILGNRSVIAVDQDSAGRQGHLVSSTGGLDVLAKPLANGDVSVVLFNENAATATISTTVAAIGKSGASSYGLADLWAGTSGSTTGTISAGVPGHGVVMYRVSGGTTGGGTDTVVTIRGAGSGRCLDDPNSSTTNGTQVVIWDCNGGGNQRWTRVGNQLQVLGKCLDAYNNQTTNGTKVEIWDCNGQTNQQWTVNADGTITGVQSGLCLDVTGAATANNTLVELWTCNGGSNQKWTLS from the coding sequence GTGCGCCGGCTGCTGATCCGGTCGGCGGTGCTCCTGCTCGGAGCGGGTTTGATCAGTAGCGTCGCCGCCTCCCCGGCGCAGGCGCTGCCCAACAATCTGGCGCTCACCCCGCCGATGGGCTGGAACGACTGGAACGCCTACGGCTGCAACGTGTCGGAGGCGCTGGTCAAACAGACCGCCGACAAGATCGTCTCGGCGGGCCTGGCGACCGCCGGCTACCAGTACGTCAACATCGACGACTGCTGGATGCAGAAGAGCCGCGACGCGGCCGGCAACCTGCAGCCCGACCTCGGCAAGTTTCCCGACGGCATCGCCGGCACCGCGGCGTACGTGCACGGCAAGGGTCTGAAACTCGGCATCTACGAGGACGCCGGGACGGCCACCTGCGCCGGCTACCCGGGCAGCCTCGGACACGAGGCGCAGGACGCGCGCTCGTTCGCCGCGTGGGGCGTCGACTACCTGAAATACGACAACTGCAACAACAGCGGCTCCACCACCACCGCGCAGTACATCGCCCGGTACTCGGCGATGCGTGACGCGCTGGCCGCCACCGGCCGGCCGATCGTCTACAGCATCTGCGAGTGGGGGGTGAACGCGCCGTGGACCTGGGCCGGTGACGTCGGCAACCTGTGGCGCACCACCGGTGACATCCAGGCGAACTACGCCAGCATGCTGTCGATCTTCCACCAGAACGTGGGTCTGGCCGCCTACGCCGGGCCCGGCCGGTGGAACGACCCGGACATGCTGGAGGTCGGCAACGGCATGACCGCCACCGAGGACCGCGCGCACTTCAGCCTCTGGGCCGAGATGGCCGCGCCGCTGTTGGCCGGCAACAACCTGGTCACCGCCAGTGCCACCACGCTGTCCATCCTCGGCAACCGCTCGGTGATCGCGGTCGACCAGGACTCCGCCGGTCGGCAGGGTCACCTGGTCAGCTCCACCGGCGGGCTCGACGTACTGGCCAAACCCCTCGCGAACGGCGACGTGTCGGTGGTGCTGTTCAACGAGAACGCGGCGACCGCCACGATCAGCACCACGGTCGCGGCGATCGGCAAGTCCGGGGCGTCCAGCTACGGGCTGGCCGACCTGTGGGCCGGAACCAGCGGCAGCACCACCGGGACGATCAGCGCCGGCGTCCCCGGGCACGGCGTGGTCATGTACCGGGTGTCCGGCGGCACCACCGGCGGCGGCACCGACACCGTCGTCACCATCCGCGGCGCCGGCTCGGGCCGCTGCCTGGACGACCCGAACAGCAGCACCACCAACGGCACCCAGGTGGTCATCTGGGACTGCAACGGGGGCGGCAACCAGCGCTGGACCCGGGTCGGCAACCAGCTCCAGGTCCTCGGCAAGTGCCTGGACGCCTACAACAACCAGACCACCAACGGCACCAAGGTGGAGATCTGGGACTGCAACGGCCAGACCAATCAGCAGTGGACGGTCAACGCCGACGGCACCATCACCGGCGTGCAGTCCGGCCTCTGCCTGGACGTGACCGGCGCCGCCACCGCCAACAACACGCTCGTCGAACTGTGGACCTGCAACGGCGGCAGCAATCAGAAGTGGACGCTGAGCTGA
- the mftB gene encoding mycofactocin biosynthesis chaperone MftB (MftB, a small protein, is a peptide chaperone that assists the radical SAM enzyme MftC in performing two modifications to the C-terminal Val-Tyr dipeptide of the mycofactocin precursor peptide, MftA. MftB's role is analogous to the role of PqqD in the biosynthesis of PQQ, a cofactor that derives entirely from a Tyr and a Glu in the precursor PqqA.) produces MSTDPHRRPFDLDLAWELHPRVAVRPEGFGALLYHFGTRELSFLKSPDLLTVVRGLGERDTARAACVAAGLRPDQLPGYAVALASLAGSGMIRRREDT; encoded by the coding sequence GTGTCTACTGACCCGCACCGCCGCCCCTTCGATCTGGACCTGGCCTGGGAGCTGCACCCGCGGGTGGCGGTCCGGCCGGAGGGGTTCGGCGCCCTGCTCTACCACTTCGGCACCCGGGAGCTCTCCTTCCTGAAGAGCCCGGACCTGCTCACCGTCGTGCGCGGGCTCGGCGAGCGCGACACCGCCCGAGCCGCGTGCGTCGCGGCCGGGCTGCGCCCTGACCAACTACCCGGATACGCCGTGGCCCTGGCCAGCCTGGCCGGATCCGGCATGATCCGCCGCCGCGAGGACACCTGA
- the mftC gene encoding mycofactocin radical SAM maturase (MftC is a radical SAM/SPASM enzyme that catalyzes the first two steps in biosynthesis of the electron carrier mycofactocin from the terminal Val-Tyr dipeptide of the precursor peptide MftA.), translating to MTTPMPLTGHFERGLAAPICLTWELTYACNLSCVHCLSSSGRRDPGELTTQECRRLIDEFERMQVFYVNIGGGEPTIRPDFWDLVDYATAHRVGVKFSTNGVRINRERAARLAGSDYVDVQISLDGATAEVNDAVRGAGTYATALRAMDNLAEAGFAGFKISVVVTRENVGQLDDFAALAARYDAQLRLTRLRPAGRGADVWPRLHPTADQQRVLYDWLVDHDGEVLTGDSFFHLAAYGKPLSGLNLCGAGRVVCLVDPVGDVYACPFAIHDTFRAGNVRDHGGFAAVWRSSELFAGLRGEQSGGACTSCSAYDACRGGCMAAKFFTGLPLDGPDPECVRGHGATALATAGATPRPSPDHSRPARAARAVPISIGRPGSVPVGIGHSGAAAVPAGIGHSGAAAVPAGIGHSGAAAVPAGIGHSGAAAVPAGIGHSGAAAVPAGIGHSGAAAVPARPCDENPLAGLPAWN from the coding sequence ATGACGACACCGATGCCGCTGACCGGTCACTTCGAGCGGGGACTGGCCGCGCCGATCTGCCTGACCTGGGAACTCACCTACGCGTGCAACCTGTCCTGCGTGCACTGCCTGTCCAGCTCCGGCCGGCGGGACCCGGGCGAGCTGACCACGCAGGAGTGCCGGCGGCTGATCGACGAGTTCGAGCGGATGCAGGTCTTCTACGTCAACATCGGCGGCGGCGAGCCGACCATCCGCCCCGACTTCTGGGACCTGGTCGACTACGCCACCGCCCACCGGGTCGGCGTCAAGTTCTCCACCAACGGTGTGCGGATCAACCGGGAGCGGGCCGCCCGGCTGGCCGGCTCCGACTACGTCGACGTGCAGATCTCGCTGGACGGCGCGACCGCCGAGGTGAACGATGCGGTCCGCGGCGCCGGCACCTACGCCACCGCACTGCGCGCGATGGACAACCTGGCCGAGGCCGGATTCGCCGGCTTCAAGATCTCGGTGGTGGTGACCCGGGAGAACGTCGGCCAGCTCGACGACTTCGCGGCCCTCGCCGCCCGCTACGACGCCCAGCTGCGACTCACCCGGCTGCGGCCGGCCGGGCGCGGCGCCGACGTCTGGCCGCGCCTGCACCCGACCGCCGACCAGCAGCGCGTCCTCTACGACTGGCTGGTCGACCACGACGGCGAAGTGCTCACCGGCGACTCCTTCTTCCACCTCGCCGCGTACGGCAAGCCGCTGTCCGGGCTCAACCTGTGCGGCGCCGGCCGGGTCGTCTGCCTCGTCGACCCGGTCGGCGACGTGTACGCCTGCCCGTTCGCCATCCACGACACCTTCCGCGCCGGCAACGTCCGCGACCACGGCGGCTTCGCCGCGGTGTGGCGGTCCTCCGAGCTGTTCGCCGGCCTGCGCGGCGAACAGTCCGGCGGCGCCTGCACCTCCTGCTCCGCCTACGACGCGTGCCGGGGCGGCTGCATGGCCGCGAAGTTCTTCACCGGCCTGCCCCTCGACGGACCCGACCCGGAATGCGTCCGCGGCCACGGCGCTACCGCACTGGCCACCGCCGGGGCGACGCCGCGACCCAGCCCCGACCACTCGCGGCCGGCGCGGGCGGCGCGCGCCGTCCCGATCAGCATCGGCCGCCCCGGAAGCGTCCCCGTCGGCATCGGCCACTCCGGTGCTGCTGCTGTCCCGGCCGGCATTGGTCACTCCGGTGCTGCTGCTGTCCCGGCCGGCATTGGTCACTCCGGTGCTGCTGCTGTCCCGGCCGGCATTGGTCACTCCGGTGCTGCTGCTGTCCCGGCCGGCATTGGTCACTCCGGTGCTGCTGCTGTCCCGGCCGGCATCGGTCACTCCGGTGCCGCCGCCGTCCCGGCCCGGCCGTGCGACGAGAACCCGCTCGCCGGCCTGCCGGCCTGGAACTGA
- the mftF gene encoding mycofactocin biosynthesis glycosyltransferase MftF (Members of this protein family, MftF, are glycosyltransferases, members of PF00535 (glycosyl transferase family 2). The encoding gene is found as part of the mycofactocin cassette, in Mycobacterium tuberculosis, many other Actinobacteria, and occasional members of other lineages. Mycofactocin itself, a putative redox carrier, is a heavily modified derivative of the C-terminal Val-Tyr dipeptide of the mycofactocin precursor MftA (TIGR03969).) has product MQLPHGYTVALDVRTRVVDGGRALLGGAPGTHLLRLTPKARRLLAGRTLRVTDPASAALAERLLDLAVAHPVVADLPAPADAGVTYVIPVRDRPAPLARLLASIPAGSDVIVVDDASRNPAAIAAVAARYRARLLALPVNRGPAGARNAGLRSVRTPFVAFVDSDIVLDPGTVPTLLRHFADPRTAVAVPRITGLRTARSETWIGRYEESRSSLDLGSRPASVRPGSYVSWVSTACLVARVSATGDGFDEDMRVGEDVDFGWRAVRAGWRVRFEPSVAAAHEHRVRFGDWFVRKAEYGTGAHPLALRHPESVAPAVLPPWGVALGAALLAQRRWSLPVAAAVYAVTAARIARKLDVDGAAGLGMRLTGGGAVTVLQQASALVTRHWWPATAVGCLFSARVRRVAAVAAVTDVVLEYATQGSRGRIRLDPVRYGVARRLDDIAYGAGVWWSAAKGRSATALRPRLRG; this is encoded by the coding sequence ATGCAGCTGCCGCACGGATACACCGTCGCCCTGGACGTGCGCACCCGTGTCGTCGACGGCGGCCGCGCGCTGCTCGGCGGGGCGCCCGGCACCCACCTGCTGCGGCTCACCCCGAAAGCGCGACGGCTGCTGGCCGGCCGCACCCTGCGGGTGACCGACCCGGCCAGCGCGGCGCTCGCCGAGCGCCTCCTCGATCTGGCGGTCGCCCACCCGGTCGTGGCCGACCTGCCGGCCCCGGCCGACGCCGGCGTCACCTACGTGATCCCGGTGCGCGACCGGCCGGCGCCCCTGGCCCGGCTGCTGGCCAGCATCCCGGCGGGCAGTGACGTCATCGTGGTCGACGACGCCTCACGGAACCCGGCGGCGATCGCGGCGGTCGCCGCGCGGTACCGGGCCCGCCTGCTGGCCCTGCCGGTGAACCGGGGCCCGGCGGGCGCCCGCAACGCCGGCCTGCGATCGGTGCGGACACCGTTCGTCGCCTTCGTCGACTCCGACATCGTCCTGGACCCCGGCACCGTCCCGACGCTGCTGCGGCACTTCGCCGACCCGCGCACGGCGGTGGCGGTCCCCCGGATCACCGGGCTGCGGACCGCACGTTCGGAAACCTGGATCGGGCGGTACGAGGAATCCCGCTCGTCACTCGACCTGGGCTCGCGCCCCGCGTCGGTGCGCCCCGGGTCGTACGTCTCCTGGGTTTCGACCGCCTGCCTGGTGGCCCGGGTCAGCGCCACCGGCGACGGCTTCGACGAGGACATGCGGGTCGGCGAGGACGTGGACTTCGGCTGGCGGGCGGTGCGGGCCGGTTGGCGGGTCCGGTTCGAGCCGTCAGTGGCGGCGGCGCACGAGCACCGGGTGCGGTTCGGCGACTGGTTCGTCCGCAAAGCCGAATACGGAACCGGCGCGCACCCGCTCGCCCTGCGGCACCCCGAGTCGGTCGCCCCGGCCGTCCTGCCACCCTGGGGTGTCGCGCTGGGCGCCGCCCTGCTGGCGCAGCGCCGCTGGTCCCTGCCGGTGGCGGCCGCGGTGTACGCGGTGACCGCCGCCCGGATCGCCCGCAAACTCGACGTCGACGGGGCGGCCGGCCTCGGGATGCGCCTGACCGGCGGCGGCGCCGTCACCGTGCTGCAGCAGGCGTCCGCGCTGGTCACCCGGCACTGGTGGCCGGCGACCGCGGTCGGCTGCCTGTTCTCGGCGCGGGTGCGGCGGGTCGCGGCGGTGGCCGCGGTGACCGACGTGGTGCTGGAGTATGCGACCCAGGGGTCCCGCGGGCGGATCCGGCTGGACCCGGTGCGGTACGGGGTGGCCCGGCGACTCGACGACATCGCCTACGGCGCGGGGGTGTGGTGGTCGGCGGCCAAGGGCCGGTCGGCGACCGCGCTGCGGCCGCGACTGCGCGGGTGA
- a CDS encoding DUF5988 family protein — MNDVSRTIDATLIGGPADFPPEFRNQQVAAGAGKVKVAFYGGYEHFENRDSETPEILVWVGRTRVAE, encoded by the coding sequence ATGAACGACGTGAGTCGGACAATCGACGCCACGCTCATCGGCGGTCCGGCGGACTTTCCCCCGGAGTTTCGTAACCAGCAGGTCGCCGCCGGCGCGGGAAAAGTTAAGGTTGCCTTCTATGGCGGTTACGAGCACTTCGAGAACCGGGACAGCGAAACGCCGGAAATCCTGGTATGGGTCGGCCGGACCCGCGTCGCCGAATGA
- the mftE gene encoding mycofactocin biosynthesis peptidyl-dipeptidase MftE, with protein sequence MRLADLSWPETKARAAAGALLAIPLGATEQHGPHLPLATDTDVAVALCERLAAVRDDVLIAPPVPYGSSGEHAGFAGTLSIGQQATETLIVELGRSAAETFDRLLFVSAHGGNAEPVTRAVRQLRAEGRDTLLYTPRWAGEPHAGAAETSMMLVLRPQTVAMERAVAGDLRPLAEILPDLRRGGVLAVSPTGVLGDPTGATEESGRALLDRLTADLLTRTAQWAPRPTS encoded by the coding sequence GTGCGGCTAGCCGACCTGAGCTGGCCGGAGACCAAGGCCCGGGCGGCCGCCGGCGCCCTGCTCGCCATCCCGCTCGGCGCCACCGAACAGCACGGCCCGCACCTGCCGCTCGCCACCGACACCGACGTCGCCGTGGCGCTCTGCGAAAGGCTTGCGGCGGTACGCGACGACGTGCTGATCGCCCCGCCCGTCCCCTACGGTTCCAGCGGCGAGCACGCCGGCTTCGCGGGCACCCTCTCGATCGGCCAGCAGGCCACCGAGACGCTGATCGTCGAACTCGGCCGGTCCGCCGCCGAGACCTTCGACCGGCTCCTGTTCGTCTCCGCCCACGGCGGCAACGCCGAACCGGTCACCCGCGCCGTCCGCCAGCTCCGCGCCGAAGGCCGCGACACCCTGCTCTACACGCCACGATGGGCCGGCGAACCGCACGCCGGCGCGGCCGAGACGTCGATGATGCTGGTGCTCCGGCCGCAGACGGTGGCGATGGAGCGCGCGGTCGCCGGAGACCTCCGCCCGCTCGCCGAGATCCTGCCCGACCTGCGCCGCGGTGGAGTACTCGCGGTGAGCCCGACCGGGGTGCTCGGCGACCCGACCGGGGCGACCGAGGAGTCCGGGCGCGCGCTGCTCGACCGGCTCACCGCCGACCTGCTGACCCGCACCGCGCAGTGGGCGCCGCGGCCGACGTCGTAG
- a CDS encoding ricin-type beta-trefoil lectin domain protein — MPRLPRVLAALVAGTTAFAPVPAPPPLHQGRVFTKADDTRCLTGGAVGALLSVRACDDQTPGQRWYQASTGALYNGLNCIRAEGALVRVAACNGGDPAQDWWFIEEIRSGRYGPCLTDEGDGTVRLQPCTWTLNQKWISSS, encoded by the coding sequence ATGCCGCGTCTCCCGCGTGTCCTGGCCGCTCTGGTGGCCGGCACGACCGCGTTCGCGCCGGTGCCGGCCCCGCCACCGCTGCATCAGGGCCGCGTCTTCACCAAGGCCGACGACACCCGCTGCCTGACCGGCGGCGCCGTCGGCGCGCTGCTGAGCGTCCGCGCCTGCGACGACCAGACGCCCGGTCAACGCTGGTATCAGGCGAGCACCGGCGCGCTGTACAACGGGCTGAACTGCATCCGGGCCGAGGGCGCGCTGGTGCGGGTGGCGGCCTGCAACGGCGGCGACCCGGCCCAGGACTGGTGGTTCATCGAGGAGATCCGCAGCGGACGGTACGGGCCCTGTCTGACCGACGAGGGCGACGGCACCGTCCGGCTGCAGCCGTGCACGTGGACGCTGAACCAGAAATGGATCTCCAGCTCCTGA